A genomic stretch from Brassica rapa cultivar Chiifu-401-42 unplaced genomic scaffold, CAAS_Brap_v3.01 Scaffold0640, whole genome shotgun sequence includes:
- the LOC103843746 gene encoding PH-interacting protein isoform X2 — protein MDWIHKSSTPCLDSVPANAPPLQRQDRLLVCHSSPADVDMDLREVYFLILHFLSNGPCDRTFGPLRDEILEKGLLPRRYHSSWSRSGTFTAPADVHDDAISLPLTYDNLVERYPHIEKDHLVKLLKQLILNPPFPSHLRLEGHTLTAADVPTLLGSGSFSLVHHKITESQKASHVASYLRWPHMHADQVRGLSLREIGGGFRKHHRAPSIISACHAIAKPSTMVQKMQNIKKLRGHRNAVYCAIFDRSGRYVITGSDDRLVKIWSMETALCLASCRGHEGDITDLAVSSNNALVASASNDFVIRVWRLPDGMPISVLRGHTGAVTAIAFSPRQASVYQLLSSSDDGTCRIWDARYSQWLPRIYVPNPLDAGTGKSNFPSSNAASTSNASKSHQILCCAYNANGTIFVTGSSDSNARVWSASKSNLDDAEQPTHELDVLRGHENDVNYVQFSGCAVAPRSSTTETLREDSYPKFKNSWFCHDNIVTCSRDGSAIIWTPRSRKFHGKSGRWTKGYHLKVPPPPLPPQPPRGGPRQRLLPTPRGVNMIIWSLDNRFVLAAIMDCRICVWNAADGSLVHCLTGHSESSYVLDVHPFNPRIAMSAGYDGKTIIWDIWEGIPIKVYDIGRFKLVDGKFSQDGTSIVLSDEVGQIYFLNTGQGESQKAAKYDQFFLGDYRPLIRDTNGHVLDQETQLLPHRRNLQDLLCDSSMIPYPEPDQTMFQQRRLGALGVEWRPSSIKFSVGPDFSLGQDYIMPPLADLDRLIEPLPEFIDAMYWEPEHEVLSDDNDSEYNAEVSSDGAKASPCSNSSNELECSSEDSDMENIYENSYNRKRRRQHPRADVATSSGRRDKRILDEIDSSEFGNKRIKNRRIGVTASKRRYSDVKESRPQRAAAQNARSLLSKISGSSSDEADDSSNSDSDRSASPLQQLEKPSQKLESLSNDKQKKRLIVKISVKKPTESVESKRSVMSQADLEHVSSKSLEDNHKVIGIYSREAGSSSVDAKGASWCQDVPHSMNTPQREKANNQLIKSSDQDQTMCKWREETPLCESTKLAESENIVEAQTSNGDEDLSIVEPFCVQRRHCDVDTSMEAEEIIPKKVRRLRLKLRHPSSPLKIEPDEVADDFGDGGEGLASTAPSSMNPVMDSGPVRDNVRNSPAHNAEFGEATADVIRRKRSMRLKATSSQSSARNSVLRLRSIDKVKKQEIPSTSAYDGASLEEWPSTSRSRSASTSKQSLNTGIRLNNVARKVSWLMLSEHEQGCRYIPQLGDEVVYFKQGHKEFLDSRELNDSDRSRYLPRNLGAVEFCKVEKLNYDTYPGSGESCCKMTLRVLDSSSSHASRKEFQLTLPDLINFPDFIVEKTRYDAAMKTNWEVGDECRVWWRNESSEGGSWWEGRIEASQVKCPNFPDSPWERYKVVYETGDTNLHSPWEFDNPQFPWEISTMDEEPREKLLSLFAGLVKSISKYQDSYGIQKLNEAAQKMDFCNRFPVPLYPELIHQRVENRYYRSMGSFKHDVDAMLSNAESYFGTNAHMRSKIKRLRDKITKTLRKMMI, from the exons ATGGATTGGATTCACAAATCATCTACTCCTTGTTTGGATTCTGTTCCAGCAAATGCTCCTCCTCTTCAGCGACAGGATAGGCTTCTTGTCTGCCATTCTTCGCCAGCCGATGTAGATATGGACCTTAGGGAAGTCTATTTCCTTATACTGCATTTTCTTTCTAACGGCCCCTGTGATCGAACCTTTGGGCCTCTGAGAGATGAGATTTTGGAGAAGGGGCTTTTGCCCCGTAGATATCACTCCTCCTGGTCAAGAAGTGGCACTTTCACTGCCCCTGCTGACGTTCATGATGATGCCATCTCGCTCCCTTTGACTTATGATAACTTAGTTGagag GTATCCTCATATTGAAAAGGATCACTTGGTGAAGCTTCTCAAACAACTCATTTTAAACCCACCTTTTCCTTCACACCTGAGACTTGAAGGACATACTCTTACTGCTGCTGATGTTCCTACGCTATTGGGATCTGGCTCCTTTTCTCTTGTCCATC ATAAAATTACAGAGTCTCAGAAAGCTAGCCATGTTGCATCATATTTACGTTGGCCGCATATGCATGCCGATCAAGTGCGTGGCCTAAGTCTTAGAGAAATTGGAGGAGGTTTCAGAAAACACCACCGTGCTCCGTCTATTATTTCAGCATGTCATGCAATTGCAAAACCATCAACAATGGTTCAAAAGATGCAAAATATAAAGAAGCTCAGAGGACATCGTAATGCCGTTTACTGCG CTATATTTGATCGTTCTGGAAGATATGTTATCACTGGTTCCGATGACCGGCTTGTCAAAATTTGGTCAATGGAAACTGCGCTTTGCTTGGCTAGCTGCCGCGGGCATGAA GGTGACATTACAGACTTGGCCGTTAGTTCAAACAATGCTTTGGTAGCATCAGCGTCAAACGATTTTGTGATTCGAGTT TGGAGGTTGCCTGATGGAATGCCAATTTCTGTATTGCGGGGACATACTGGAGCTGTTACTGCGATTGCATTCAGTCCCAGACAGGCGTCGGTTTACCAACTTTTATC GTCATCAGATGATGGAACCTGTCGGATCTGGGATGCTAGGTACTCTCAGTGGCTTCCTCGAATCTATGTTCCAAATCCGTTGGATGCTGGCACTG GAAAAAGCAATTTTCCATCTTCTAACGCGGCATCTACAAGCAATGCATCAAAGAGTCATCAAATACTATGTTGTGCGTACAATGCTAATGGAACCATTTTCGTCACGGGTAGCTCTGACAGCAATGCGAGG GTTTGGAGTGCCTCAAAATCTAACTTGGATGATGCTGAACAGCCGACTCATGAACTGGATGTTCTACGTGGCCATGAGAATGATGTAAACTATGTGCAGTTTAG TGGCTGTGCTGTGGCTCCAAGATCATCTACAACTGAGACTCTGAGGGAAGATAGTTACCCAAAGTTTAAGAATTCCTG GTTTTGTCATGACAACATAGTAACCTGCTCTCGTGATGGTAGTGCAATTATTTGGACACCAAGATCACGTAAATTCCAC GGGAAATCTGGACGCTGGACGAAAGGATATCATTTGAAGGTTCCACCTCCTCCACTTCCTCCACAACCTCCTCGAGGAGGGCCACGCCAGAGGCTTCTTCCAACACCACGGGGTGTCAATATGATTATATGGAGCCTGGATAATCGTTTCGTACTTGCCGCTATCATGG ATTGCAGGATTTGTGTTTGGAATGCTGCTGATGGTAGCTTAGTGCATTGTTTAACAGGTCACAGTGAATCG TCCTATGTCTTGGATGTTCACCCTTTCAATCCACGGATTGCTATGAGCGCCGGCTATGATGGGAAAACAATCATCTGGGAT ATATGGGAGGGTATACCAATCAAAGTATACGATATCGGGCGATTTAAGTTGGTTGATGGAAAGTTTTCACA AGATGGGACATCTATTGTGCTTTCAGATGAAGTTGGCcagatatattttctaaacacgGGACAAGGAGAGTCTCAAAAAGCTGCAAAATACGACCAG TTCTTCCTTGGTGATTACCGTCCTCTTATTCGAGATACCAATGGACATGTTCTTGATCAG GAGACTCAGCTTCTTCCCCATCGGAGGAACCTTCAAGATCTTCTTTGTGATTCAA gtATGATTCCGTATCCAGAACCTGACCAGACAATGTTTCAGCAACGCAGACTGGGTGCATTAGGAGTCGAATGGCGTCCTTCCTCGATAAAGTTTTCTGTTGGCCCTGATTTTAGTCTAGGTCAAGATTATATTATGCCTCCTTTGGCAGATCTGGATAGATTGATCGAGCCACTGCCTGAGTTTATAGATGCTATGTACTGGGAACCAGAACATGAAGTTCTGAGTGATGACAATGATTCGGAGTACAATGCTGAAGTTTCCTCTGATGGAGCTAAGGCAAGCCCATGTTCCAACTCTTCAAATGAACTTGAGTGCAGTTCCGAGGACAGTGACATGGAAAATATTTACGAAAATAGTTATAATCGGAAAAGACGAAGACAACATCCTAGA GCTGATGTGGCTACTTCATCTGGAAGGCGTGATAAGAGGATTTTGGATGAGATTGATAGCTCCGAATTTGGAAATAAGAGAATCAAAAACAGAAGAATTGGCGTGACGGCTTCAAAAAGAAGATATTCTGATGTCAAGGAATCACGACCGCAAAGAGCAGCCGCGCAAAATGCTCGGTCCTTGCTTTCAAAGATTTCTGGAAGCTCTTCGGATGAAGCTGATGATTCATCCAATAGTGACTCTGATAGAAGCGCATCACCTTTGCAACAGTTGGAAAAGCCATCTCAGAAGCTGGAATCTCTTTCAAAtgacaaacaaaagaaaagattgaTTGTAAAGATCTCGGTTAAGAAGCCAACAGAGTCTGTGGAAAGCAAGAGAAGTGTAATGAGTCAAGCTGATTTGGAGCATGTTTCTTCGAAATCTTTGGAGGATAATCACAAAGTAATTGGTATATACTCTAGAGAAGCTGGGTCAAGTTCTGTAGATGCAAAAGGTGCGTCATGGTGTCAGGATGTGCCCCATTCTATGAATACGCCACAGAGAGAAAAGGCAAATAATCAATTGATAAAATCTTCAGATCAGGACCAGACTATGTGCAAGTGGAGGGAAGAGACTCCTCTTTGTGAATCCACCAAATTAGCCGAGTCTGAGAACATTGTAGAAGCCCAAACATCTAATGG GGATGAAGATTTGTCAATTGTTGAACCATTCTGTGTTCAGCGAAGACATTGTGATGTAGATACTTCCATGGAAGCCGAGGAGATTATTCCAAAGAAAGTTCGACGACTGAGATTAAAGCTTCGGCACCCCAGCAGTCCTCTAAAAATAGAGCCTGATGAGGTAGCAGATGATTTTGGAGATGGTGGAGAAGGTCTTGCATCCACAGCTCCCTCTTCCATGAATCCTGTTATGGACTCTGGACCTGTGAGAGATAATGTTAGAAACTCTCCTGCTCACAACGCTGAGTTTGGAGAAGCTACAGCCGATGTGATACGTAGGAAGAGATCTATGAGACTGAAGGCCACTTCAAGTCAGTCTAGTGCAAGAAACAGTGTATTACGTTTGAGGTCTATAGATAAAGTAAAGAAACAAGAAATTCCTTCCACAAGCGCGTATGATGGTGCATCACTTGAAGAATGGCCTTCTACTTCAAGGTCCCGGTCTGCAAGTACCAGCAAACAAAGTCTTAATACCGGGATAAGGTTGAATAATGTGGCAAGGAAAGTCTCATGGTTGATGTTGTCAGAACACGAGCAAGGCTGCCGTTATATACCCCAGCTTGGGGATGAAGTTGTTTACTTCAAGCAG GGTCATAAAGAGTTCCTAGACAGTAGAGAATTAAATGACAGCGACCGATCAAGGTACCTTCCTCGAAACCTAGGAGCGGTAGAGTTTTGTAAAGTCGAGAAACTCAACTACGATACATATCCTGGTTCTGGCGAGAGCTGCTGCAAAATGACTCTCAGGGTTCTGGATTCTTCTTCGTCGCATGCCTCCCGCAAAGAGTTCCAACTAACACTGCCTGACCTCATTAATTTTCCGGATTTTATTGTGGAGAAGACTCGATACGATGCTGCAATGAAGACAAACTGGGAAGTCGGAGATGAATGCCGTGTGTGGTGGAGAAACGAATCCAGTGAAGGCGGTTCTTGGTGGGAAGGAAGGATCGAGGCTTCACAGGTTAAGTGCCCTAACTTCCCAGACAGTCCATGGGAGAGATACAAAGTTGTCTATGAAACTGGGGACACGAATCTCCACAGCCCCTGGGAGTTTGACAATCCCCAGTTTCCTTGGGAAATCTCTACCATGGACGAAGAGCCAAGAGAGAAACTACTTTCTTTATTTGCTGGACTAGTGAAGTCAATCAGCAAGTAtcag GATAGTTATGGAATCCAAAAGCTAAACGAAGCTGCTCAAAAGATGGATTTCTGCAATAG GTTCCCAGTTCCTTTATACCCAGAGCTGATTCACCAGAGAGTAGAGAATCGGTACTACAGAAGTATGGGGTCGTTTAAGCACGACGTGGATGCAATGCTGTCAAACGCTGAATCTTATTTTGGTACAAACGCACATATGCGTTCTAAGATAAAGCGACTCCGAGATAAAATCACAAAAACGTTGAGAAAGATGATGATATAG
- the LOC103843746 gene encoding PH-interacting protein isoform X1: MDWIHKSSTPCLDSVPANAPPLQRQDRLLVCHSSPADVDMDLREVYFLILHFLSNGPCDRTFGPLRDEILEKGLLPRRYHSSWSRSGTFTAPADVHDDAISLPLTYDNLVERYPHIEKDHLVKLLKQLILNPPFPSHLRLEGHTLTAADVPTLLGSGSFSLVHHKITESQKASHVASYLRWPHMHADQVRGLSLREIGGGFRKHHRAPSIISACHAIAKPSTMVQKMQNIKKLRGHRNAVYCAIFDRSGRYVITGSDDRLVKIWSMETALCLASCRGHEGDITDLAVSSNNALVASASNDFVIRVWRLPDGMPISVLRGHTGAVTAIAFSPRQASVYQLLSSSDDGTCRIWDARYSQWLPRIYVPNPLDAGTGKSNFPSSNAASTSNASKSHQILCCAYNANGTIFVTGSSDSNARVCVKFLTSVILLRDVETVEVWSASKSNLDDAEQPTHELDVLRGHENDVNYVQFSGCAVAPRSSTTETLREDSYPKFKNSWFCHDNIVTCSRDGSAIIWTPRSRKFHGKSGRWTKGYHLKVPPPPLPPQPPRGGPRQRLLPTPRGVNMIIWSLDNRFVLAAIMDCRICVWNAADGSLVHCLTGHSESSYVLDVHPFNPRIAMSAGYDGKTIIWDIWEGIPIKVYDIGRFKLVDGKFSQDGTSIVLSDEVGQIYFLNTGQGESQKAAKYDQFFLGDYRPLIRDTNGHVLDQETQLLPHRRNLQDLLCDSSMIPYPEPDQTMFQQRRLGALGVEWRPSSIKFSVGPDFSLGQDYIMPPLADLDRLIEPLPEFIDAMYWEPEHEVLSDDNDSEYNAEVSSDGAKASPCSNSSNELECSSEDSDMENIYENSYNRKRRRQHPRADVATSSGRRDKRILDEIDSSEFGNKRIKNRRIGVTASKRRYSDVKESRPQRAAAQNARSLLSKISGSSSDEADDSSNSDSDRSASPLQQLEKPSQKLESLSNDKQKKRLIVKISVKKPTESVESKRSVMSQADLEHVSSKSLEDNHKVIGIYSREAGSSSVDAKGASWCQDVPHSMNTPQREKANNQLIKSSDQDQTMCKWREETPLCESTKLAESENIVEAQTSNGDEDLSIVEPFCVQRRHCDVDTSMEAEEIIPKKVRRLRLKLRHPSSPLKIEPDEVADDFGDGGEGLASTAPSSMNPVMDSGPVRDNVRNSPAHNAEFGEATADVIRRKRSMRLKATSSQSSARNSVLRLRSIDKVKKQEIPSTSAYDGASLEEWPSTSRSRSASTSKQSLNTGIRLNNVARKVSWLMLSEHEQGCRYIPQLGDEVVYFKQGHKEFLDSRELNDSDRSRYLPRNLGAVEFCKVEKLNYDTYPGSGESCCKMTLRVLDSSSSHASRKEFQLTLPDLINFPDFIVEKTRYDAAMKTNWEVGDECRVWWRNESSEGGSWWEGRIEASQVKCPNFPDSPWERYKVVYETGDTNLHSPWEFDNPQFPWEISTMDEEPREKLLSLFAGLVKSISKYQDSYGIQKLNEAAQKMDFCNRFPVPLYPELIHQRVENRYYRSMGSFKHDVDAMLSNAESYFGTNAHMRSKIKRLRDKITKTLRKMMI, encoded by the exons ATGGATTGGATTCACAAATCATCTACTCCTTGTTTGGATTCTGTTCCAGCAAATGCTCCTCCTCTTCAGCGACAGGATAGGCTTCTTGTCTGCCATTCTTCGCCAGCCGATGTAGATATGGACCTTAGGGAAGTCTATTTCCTTATACTGCATTTTCTTTCTAACGGCCCCTGTGATCGAACCTTTGGGCCTCTGAGAGATGAGATTTTGGAGAAGGGGCTTTTGCCCCGTAGATATCACTCCTCCTGGTCAAGAAGTGGCACTTTCACTGCCCCTGCTGACGTTCATGATGATGCCATCTCGCTCCCTTTGACTTATGATAACTTAGTTGagag GTATCCTCATATTGAAAAGGATCACTTGGTGAAGCTTCTCAAACAACTCATTTTAAACCCACCTTTTCCTTCACACCTGAGACTTGAAGGACATACTCTTACTGCTGCTGATGTTCCTACGCTATTGGGATCTGGCTCCTTTTCTCTTGTCCATC ATAAAATTACAGAGTCTCAGAAAGCTAGCCATGTTGCATCATATTTACGTTGGCCGCATATGCATGCCGATCAAGTGCGTGGCCTAAGTCTTAGAGAAATTGGAGGAGGTTTCAGAAAACACCACCGTGCTCCGTCTATTATTTCAGCATGTCATGCAATTGCAAAACCATCAACAATGGTTCAAAAGATGCAAAATATAAAGAAGCTCAGAGGACATCGTAATGCCGTTTACTGCG CTATATTTGATCGTTCTGGAAGATATGTTATCACTGGTTCCGATGACCGGCTTGTCAAAATTTGGTCAATGGAAACTGCGCTTTGCTTGGCTAGCTGCCGCGGGCATGAA GGTGACATTACAGACTTGGCCGTTAGTTCAAACAATGCTTTGGTAGCATCAGCGTCAAACGATTTTGTGATTCGAGTT TGGAGGTTGCCTGATGGAATGCCAATTTCTGTATTGCGGGGACATACTGGAGCTGTTACTGCGATTGCATTCAGTCCCAGACAGGCGTCGGTTTACCAACTTTTATC GTCATCAGATGATGGAACCTGTCGGATCTGGGATGCTAGGTACTCTCAGTGGCTTCCTCGAATCTATGTTCCAAATCCGTTGGATGCTGGCACTG GAAAAAGCAATTTTCCATCTTCTAACGCGGCATCTACAAGCAATGCATCAAAGAGTCATCAAATACTATGTTGTGCGTACAATGCTAATGGAACCATTTTCGTCACGGGTAGCTCTGACAGCAATGCGAGGGTCTGTGTTAAATTTCTAACTTCAGTTATCCTCCTTCGTGATGTGGAAACTGTGGAG GTTTGGAGTGCCTCAAAATCTAACTTGGATGATGCTGAACAGCCGACTCATGAACTGGATGTTCTACGTGGCCATGAGAATGATGTAAACTATGTGCAGTTTAG TGGCTGTGCTGTGGCTCCAAGATCATCTACAACTGAGACTCTGAGGGAAGATAGTTACCCAAAGTTTAAGAATTCCTG GTTTTGTCATGACAACATAGTAACCTGCTCTCGTGATGGTAGTGCAATTATTTGGACACCAAGATCACGTAAATTCCAC GGGAAATCTGGACGCTGGACGAAAGGATATCATTTGAAGGTTCCACCTCCTCCACTTCCTCCACAACCTCCTCGAGGAGGGCCACGCCAGAGGCTTCTTCCAACACCACGGGGTGTCAATATGATTATATGGAGCCTGGATAATCGTTTCGTACTTGCCGCTATCATGG ATTGCAGGATTTGTGTTTGGAATGCTGCTGATGGTAGCTTAGTGCATTGTTTAACAGGTCACAGTGAATCG TCCTATGTCTTGGATGTTCACCCTTTCAATCCACGGATTGCTATGAGCGCCGGCTATGATGGGAAAACAATCATCTGGGAT ATATGGGAGGGTATACCAATCAAAGTATACGATATCGGGCGATTTAAGTTGGTTGATGGAAAGTTTTCACA AGATGGGACATCTATTGTGCTTTCAGATGAAGTTGGCcagatatattttctaaacacgGGACAAGGAGAGTCTCAAAAAGCTGCAAAATACGACCAG TTCTTCCTTGGTGATTACCGTCCTCTTATTCGAGATACCAATGGACATGTTCTTGATCAG GAGACTCAGCTTCTTCCCCATCGGAGGAACCTTCAAGATCTTCTTTGTGATTCAA gtATGATTCCGTATCCAGAACCTGACCAGACAATGTTTCAGCAACGCAGACTGGGTGCATTAGGAGTCGAATGGCGTCCTTCCTCGATAAAGTTTTCTGTTGGCCCTGATTTTAGTCTAGGTCAAGATTATATTATGCCTCCTTTGGCAGATCTGGATAGATTGATCGAGCCACTGCCTGAGTTTATAGATGCTATGTACTGGGAACCAGAACATGAAGTTCTGAGTGATGACAATGATTCGGAGTACAATGCTGAAGTTTCCTCTGATGGAGCTAAGGCAAGCCCATGTTCCAACTCTTCAAATGAACTTGAGTGCAGTTCCGAGGACAGTGACATGGAAAATATTTACGAAAATAGTTATAATCGGAAAAGACGAAGACAACATCCTAGA GCTGATGTGGCTACTTCATCTGGAAGGCGTGATAAGAGGATTTTGGATGAGATTGATAGCTCCGAATTTGGAAATAAGAGAATCAAAAACAGAAGAATTGGCGTGACGGCTTCAAAAAGAAGATATTCTGATGTCAAGGAATCACGACCGCAAAGAGCAGCCGCGCAAAATGCTCGGTCCTTGCTTTCAAAGATTTCTGGAAGCTCTTCGGATGAAGCTGATGATTCATCCAATAGTGACTCTGATAGAAGCGCATCACCTTTGCAACAGTTGGAAAAGCCATCTCAGAAGCTGGAATCTCTTTCAAAtgacaaacaaaagaaaagattgaTTGTAAAGATCTCGGTTAAGAAGCCAACAGAGTCTGTGGAAAGCAAGAGAAGTGTAATGAGTCAAGCTGATTTGGAGCATGTTTCTTCGAAATCTTTGGAGGATAATCACAAAGTAATTGGTATATACTCTAGAGAAGCTGGGTCAAGTTCTGTAGATGCAAAAGGTGCGTCATGGTGTCAGGATGTGCCCCATTCTATGAATACGCCACAGAGAGAAAAGGCAAATAATCAATTGATAAAATCTTCAGATCAGGACCAGACTATGTGCAAGTGGAGGGAAGAGACTCCTCTTTGTGAATCCACCAAATTAGCCGAGTCTGAGAACATTGTAGAAGCCCAAACATCTAATGG GGATGAAGATTTGTCAATTGTTGAACCATTCTGTGTTCAGCGAAGACATTGTGATGTAGATACTTCCATGGAAGCCGAGGAGATTATTCCAAAGAAAGTTCGACGACTGAGATTAAAGCTTCGGCACCCCAGCAGTCCTCTAAAAATAGAGCCTGATGAGGTAGCAGATGATTTTGGAGATGGTGGAGAAGGTCTTGCATCCACAGCTCCCTCTTCCATGAATCCTGTTATGGACTCTGGACCTGTGAGAGATAATGTTAGAAACTCTCCTGCTCACAACGCTGAGTTTGGAGAAGCTACAGCCGATGTGATACGTAGGAAGAGATCTATGAGACTGAAGGCCACTTCAAGTCAGTCTAGTGCAAGAAACAGTGTATTACGTTTGAGGTCTATAGATAAAGTAAAGAAACAAGAAATTCCTTCCACAAGCGCGTATGATGGTGCATCACTTGAAGAATGGCCTTCTACTTCAAGGTCCCGGTCTGCAAGTACCAGCAAACAAAGTCTTAATACCGGGATAAGGTTGAATAATGTGGCAAGGAAAGTCTCATGGTTGATGTTGTCAGAACACGAGCAAGGCTGCCGTTATATACCCCAGCTTGGGGATGAAGTTGTTTACTTCAAGCAG GGTCATAAAGAGTTCCTAGACAGTAGAGAATTAAATGACAGCGACCGATCAAGGTACCTTCCTCGAAACCTAGGAGCGGTAGAGTTTTGTAAAGTCGAGAAACTCAACTACGATACATATCCTGGTTCTGGCGAGAGCTGCTGCAAAATGACTCTCAGGGTTCTGGATTCTTCTTCGTCGCATGCCTCCCGCAAAGAGTTCCAACTAACACTGCCTGACCTCATTAATTTTCCGGATTTTATTGTGGAGAAGACTCGATACGATGCTGCAATGAAGACAAACTGGGAAGTCGGAGATGAATGCCGTGTGTGGTGGAGAAACGAATCCAGTGAAGGCGGTTCTTGGTGGGAAGGAAGGATCGAGGCTTCACAGGTTAAGTGCCCTAACTTCCCAGACAGTCCATGGGAGAGATACAAAGTTGTCTATGAAACTGGGGACACGAATCTCCACAGCCCCTGGGAGTTTGACAATCCCCAGTTTCCTTGGGAAATCTCTACCATGGACGAAGAGCCAAGAGAGAAACTACTTTCTTTATTTGCTGGACTAGTGAAGTCAATCAGCAAGTAtcag GATAGTTATGGAATCCAAAAGCTAAACGAAGCTGCTCAAAAGATGGATTTCTGCAATAG GTTCCCAGTTCCTTTATACCCAGAGCTGATTCACCAGAGAGTAGAGAATCGGTACTACAGAAGTATGGGGTCGTTTAAGCACGACGTGGATGCAATGCTGTCAAACGCTGAATCTTATTTTGGTACAAACGCACATATGCGTTCTAAGATAAAGCGACTCCGAGATAAAATCACAAAAACGTTGAGAAAGATGATGATATAG
- the LOC103843736 gene encoding uncharacterized protein LOC103843736: MKIRYWRKSRRGYERLDGSAKKSNSDPTRKRRFWRRIKIVRKLRVLRKTSPKKLLTRLRDSYVNMMLRLANSPAIASRSREYEEKKLVEIYKSMLMAQGTLVHRNVPKPSSDSIACTLTA, encoded by the coding sequence ATGAAGATAAGGTATTGGCGGAAGTCAAGACGAGGATACGAAAGGCTAGATGGCTCGGCTAAGAAGTCGAACTCGGATCCGACCCGGAAGAGACGGTTTTGGAGGAGGATCAAGATAGTGCGGAAGCTGAGGGTCTTGAGAAAGACGTCCCCTAAGAAGCTTTTAACGCGGCTTCGAGATTCTTACGTCAATATGATGCTGCGCCTCGCCAATTCTCCGGCAATAGCGTCGAGGTCGAGGGAGTATGAGGAGAAGAAGCTGGTGGAGATTTACAAATCCATGTTGATGGCGCAGGGGACTCTGGTTCACCGCAATGTACCTAAACCTTCCTCTGATTCTATTGCATGTACTCTCACCGCTTAG
- the LOC103843758 gene encoding calvin cycle protein CP12-1, chloroplastic — protein MTTIAATGLNVATPRVFVRPVARLSAPVRLNYPWKFSSMNRMVMSVKATSEGGISDKVEKSIQEATETCADDPVSGECVAAWDEVEELSAAASHARDKKKAGGSDPLEEYCSDNPETDECRTYD, from the coding sequence ATGACAACCATAGCTGCAACCGGTCTCAACGTCGCAACTCCAAGAGTGTTCGTTCGACCGGTGGCTCGACTATCTGCTCCGGTCCGTTTGAACTACCCGTGGAAATTCAGTTCGATGAACCGGATGGTTATGTCTGTTAAGGCGACATCTGAGGGAGGGATATCGGATAAGGTGGAGAAGAGTATTCAGGAGGCTACGGAGACTTGCGCCGACGATCCGGTGAGCGGAGAGTGCGTGGCAGCTTGGGACGAGGTGGAGGAGCTGAGTGCAGCGGCGAGTCACGCCAGGGACAAGAAGAAGGCTGGTGGATCTGATCCTTTGGAAGAATATTGCAGTGATAATCCTGAGACCGATGAGTGTCGTACTTATGATTGA